The window GTGCACCTCGATCACGGGGCCGTCGAAGGCGTTCAGCGCGTCGAGGATCGCCACGGAGGTGTGGGTGTAGGCGGCGGGGTTGATGGCGATGCCGGCCGCCGTCTCGCGGGCCTCGTGGATCCAGTCGACGATCTGCCCCTCGTGGTTGCTCTGCAGGAAGCGCAGCTCCAGGCCGAGCTCGGCCGCGAGCGCCCGGCACGCGGCCTCGACGTCGGCGAGCGTCTCGGAGCCGTAGATGTGGGGCTGGCGCTTGCCGAGGAGGTTGAGGTTCGGCCCGTTGAGGACGGTGACGAGGCGGCTCATCGTTTCGCTTTCCTCCGTCGACCCGCGGTCGAGCGTGTTATCGGTTTCGAAAGGCTCACGGCCTTTGCAGACCGATAACACGGAGGAGACGGCCATGAACCTGCCGGTCAACCGCTTCAAGCGCGCCATCCGCGAGGGACGCCAGCAGATCGGGCTGTGGTGCACGATCCCCGGCGGCACGGTGGCCGAGGTGCTGGCCGGCGCCGGCTACGACTGGATCGTGTTCGACACCGAGCACACGCCGGGCGACCCGGCCTCGGTGATGGGCCAGCTCCAGGCCGCCGCACCCTACCCCGTCTCCGCCGTGGTGCGGCCGGCCGGCAACGACACGGTGGAGATCAAGCGCTACCTCGACGTCGGCGCGCAGACGCTGCTGATCCCCTACGTGCAGGACGCCGAGGAGGCCCGCGCCGCCGCCGCGGCGGTCCGCTACGCCCCCGCGGGCCTGCGCGGCGTGTCGGGCTGGACGCGCGCGACGCGCTACGGCCGCGTGCCCGACTACGCGCGGCGGGCCGCCGACGAGATCTGCCTCCTGGTCCAGGTGGAGACCGCCGAGGCGCTGGAGCGGATCGACGCCATCGCGGCCGTGGACGGCGTCGACGGGCTGTTCATCGGCCCCGCCGACCTCGCCGCCAGCATGGGCCACGCGGGCGACCCGATGCACCCGGAGGTGATCGCCGCCGTCGAGGGCGCGATCGGGCGCATCCGCGCCGCCGGCAAGCCGGCCGGCATCCTGACGCTCGACGCCGCCTTCGCGGCGCGCTGCATGGCGCTCGGCACCGTCTTCACCGCGGTGGGCACGGACGGCGGGATCCTGTCGCGCGGCGCCGACGCCCTGCGGGCCTCCTTTCCGGCCTGACGGCGCGCTTCAGTTCCGCGGCGCCGGCGGCACGGCGCGCTTCAGTTCCGCGGCGCCGGCGGCACGGCGCCCGAGGCCGCCACGCGCTGGGCGAGTTGGAGCGCCTTGTTGAGGTGCTGCGCCACGAGCTGCAGCCCGCCCGCCTCGGCCTGCCTGGCGAGGTCCGGCAGGGCCGACGCCAGCCCGCGAGCGGCCTCGGTCAGCCCGCCGGCGTCGATGGCGCAGGCCGGGGGGGAACGCCGCAGCGTCGACCGGGGGAACATCGAGGAGCGGGGCATCGGCTGTGATCCGGACCGGCGGCGTGCCCGCGGGCACAGGTGGGCCCCGAACGACCAGCGGGGGTTCTGGCAGGCGTGTGGCGGACGGGCCGCGGCCCATCGGACGGGCGCGCCGTCCGGTTGAGCGAGCGGCGCCAGGCCCCGACCGCGGCAGCCCTCCGACGCGACTTTGTCCCGATTGTGACAGACTCGTCAACCCGCCATAGTCGGCCGGCTCTATTCGAGCGGACGCGGGCTTACTTGACCTAACGTTAGATCGGTGGGGCCTACACGCTGGCTGGCTTTCGATCATATTGTCGGACGAGCGTCGCCCGCCGTCGGACGACGCTTTCCGGGCCGAACATAGATCAGACGATCCAGGCGGCGCTCCACGCAGTATTTCATCCCTGGCGTGTGTCCAGACCCGGCCGTAGCAACCGCGCACCGGACGAGAGTTGCATTTCTACATCAGTTCCGGACTTCGAGAACGAGGGGTGCTCTTAAACTCATGTTTAAGCAACCTGCTAAGTTTCGCCTAAGTCGGCCACATTACCCCTGACTTCAAGGCAGAACCGGGGCAGCCGATGGCTGCGCGCCGATGTTCGAAGCAGATCCGCCTCGGGGAAAGACCGCAATGACCGGTTTGAAAGTAACACTGCTGGCTTCGGCGATCGCGCTGGTCGGCGCGAACGCCGCACTGGCCGCCGACCTGCCGGTCGCCAAGGCGGCCCCGGTCGACTACGTCCGCGTCTGCGACTGGACCGGCGCGGGCTTCTTCTACATCCCCGGCACGGACACCTGCCTGGCGATCGGCGCCCAGGTCCGCACCGAAGCCGCCTTCATCAACAATTCCCGCGCCTTCTACCCCACGGGCGGCAACAACGTCGGCGGCACCACCGGCGCCTTGGCCCGCACCGTCGTCCCCGGGCGCGACCGCGACGAGGCCGGCTTCCTGGCCCGCATGCGCCTCGGCGTCGACACCCGCACGCAGACCGCCTACGGCACGCTGCGCGCCTACGTCCAATATCAGATCGACCGCCTGCAGGGCGTCTACGGCGCCGGCGGCGCCAGCGGCGGCTCCAACACCTTCACCAACCAGGGCGGAAACAACGCCGTCGTGCGCCGCGGCTTCATCCAGTTCGCCGGCATCACCGCCGGCCGCGTCCAGTCGTTCTTCGACTTCTACGCCGACAACTACAACTATGAGGGTCTCGCCAACTCGGACCAGAACCAGAACGTCTTCGCCTATACCTACCAGGTCGGCGGCGGACTGGCGGCGACCCTGTCGATCGAGGACCGCAACGGCCGCAACCTGCCCAACGGCATCGGCTCGATCACGGGCGCCGGCACGGGCCTCGTGCAGACAGCCCGCTACGCCGGAGAAACGATCCCGGACATCGTCGGCGTGCTGCGCTACGACCAGACCTGGGGCTCCGCCCAGCTGTCGGCGGCCTACCACGACATCACCACCACCCAGGGCGGCAACTCGACCGGCAACGGCTTCCCGGGCACGGGGGGCGAGGGCTTCTCGAAGGCCGATGCCGACGGCTTCGCCGTGCAGGGCGGCCTGCGCATCAAGCTGCCGATGCTCGCGGCCGGCGACGACCTGTGGCTGGAGGGCGCCTACCAGCAGGGCGCGTACCTGTATCAGGACTCCGGCACGGGCTTCAACCAGTCCATCAACGCCGGCCTCGCCGCGGGTGGCTTCATCCATATCGACAAGGACGCCGTCGCCATCCACCCCTTCGGCACGCCGGCCGCCTTCTATCGCCTG is drawn from Lichenibacterium dinghuense and contains these coding sequences:
- the aroQ gene encoding type II 3-dehydroquinate dehydratase, which encodes MSRLVTVLNGPNLNLLGKRQPHIYGSETLADVEAACRALAAELGLELRFLQSNHEGQIVDWIHEARETAAGIAINPAAYTHTSVAILDALNAFDGPVIEVHISNVHKREGFRHHSYVSLRADGVIAGCGTQGYGLALRRLAALIDAKG
- a CDS encoding aldolase/citrate lyase family protein, whose amino-acid sequence is MNLPVNRFKRAIREGRQQIGLWCTIPGGTVAEVLAGAGYDWIVFDTEHTPGDPASVMGQLQAAAPYPVSAVVRPAGNDTVEIKRYLDVGAQTLLIPYVQDAEEARAAAAAVRYAPAGLRGVSGWTRATRYGRVPDYARRAADEICLLVQVETAEALERIDAIAAVDGVDGLFIGPADLAASMGHAGDPMHPEVIAAVEGAIGRIRAAGKPAGILTLDAAFAARCMALGTVFTAVGTDGGILSRGADALRASFPA
- a CDS encoding porin, whose protein sequence is MTGLKVTLLASAIALVGANAALAADLPVAKAAPVDYVRVCDWTGAGFFYIPGTDTCLAIGAQVRTEAAFINNSRAFYPTGGNNVGGTTGALARTVVPGRDRDEAGFLARMRLGVDTRTQTAYGTLRAYVQYQIDRLQGVYGAGGASGGSNTFTNQGGNNAVVRRGFIQFAGITAGRVQSFFDFYADNYNYEGLANSDQNQNVFAYTYQVGGGLAATLSIEDRNGRNLPNGIGSITGAGTGLVQTARYAGETIPDIVGVLRYDQTWGSAQLSAAYHDITTTQGGNSTGNGFPGTGGEGFSKADADGFAVQGGLRIKLPMLAAGDDLWLEGAYQQGAYLYQDSGTGFNQSINAGLAAGGFIHIDKDAVAIHPFGTPAAFYRLSEGKGFNALFAFNHYFSPNFHDVVFGSYEQISYGGAVKNTDWTRGGIGDASEYRVGNQFLWDPVKNLELGLEVDYIHIDQTLAHEPGRAPTALPTGVAVNPDGFEVRFRMERDF